The Fulvivirga ligni genome window below encodes:
- a CDS encoding NfeD family protein: MRKIYWLLNILFIVATPFISFAQDSTMAKVMKMEIKAEIDPRMNRYVELSLEHAEDIKADYVIIEMDTYGGAVTDAKDIVENILNFKKPVWVFINKDAASAGALISIACDSIYMSPGANIGAATVVTSDGVAAPDKYQSYMRSTMRSIAEEKGRDPKIAEAMVDQNLAVDSVSEAGQVITFSTSEAIKWGFCEGKVNSIDEILERNGVTNYDIETYELDATEQIISVFLNPFISGLLILVIIGGIYFELQSPGIGFPILAAIIAAVLYFVPYYLNGLAENWEIICFFIGIILIAMEVFVIPGFGVAGVLGITFTLSSLVLVMLNNDLFNFSFVGSNELLLALAATLGGFLGSLAVLFIGGVRFTESKAFARIALTDTMGREEGFTSNFNEVSLVGKTGEAYTILRPSGKVLIEGEVYDAYTRGEYIEKGTPIIVTSNEGTSLKVKVNE; encoded by the coding sequence ACTGGCTTCTTAACATATTGTTCATAGTTGCCACACCATTTATCAGTTTTGCTCAGGACTCTACCATGGCTAAAGTCATGAAAATGGAGATAAAAGCAGAAATTGATCCGCGCATGAACCGCTATGTAGAATTAAGTTTGGAACACGCAGAAGACATAAAGGCAGATTATGTAATTATAGAAATGGATACCTATGGAGGTGCCGTAACAGATGCCAAGGACATAGTAGAAAACATTCTGAATTTTAAAAAGCCCGTTTGGGTCTTTATCAATAAAGATGCGGCATCAGCAGGGGCTCTAATCTCTATTGCTTGCGACAGTATTTACATGTCTCCCGGCGCTAATATTGGTGCTGCCACGGTGGTGACTTCTGATGGGGTAGCAGCTCCGGATAAGTATCAATCTTATATGAGAAGTACCATGCGATCAATAGCTGAAGAAAAAGGTAGAGATCCAAAAATAGCTGAGGCTATGGTAGATCAGAATCTGGCAGTAGATAGCGTATCTGAGGCCGGTCAGGTGATCACATTCTCTACTTCAGAAGCTATTAAATGGGGATTTTGCGAAGGAAAAGTCAATTCTATAGATGAAATATTAGAAAGGAATGGCGTAACCAATTATGACATTGAGACTTACGAGCTAGATGCCACCGAGCAGATCATTTCAGTATTTCTCAACCCATTTATCAGTGGACTTTTGATCCTGGTTATCATTGGGGGCATTTATTTTGAATTACAATCACCTGGCATAGGATTCCCTATATTGGCGGCCATAATTGCCGCTGTTTTATACTTTGTTCCTTATTACCTGAATGGCCTGGCCGAAAACTGGGAGATCATCTGCTTCTTCATAGGAATAATACTCATCGCCATGGAAGTTTTTGTGATTCCTGGCTTCGGAGTAGCTGGTGTGCTCGGTATTACCTTTACTTTGAGTTCATTAGTTCTCGTAATGCTGAATAATGATCTATTTAATTTTAGCTTTGTGGGTAGTAACGAACTCCTACTGGCTCTAGCAGCTACTTTAGGAGGATTTTTGGGAAGTCTGGCCGTTTTATTTATTGGCGGCGTGCGGTTTACAGAATCAAAAGCATTTGCCAGAATAGCACTGACAGATACCATGGGAAGAGAAGAAGGCTTTACTTCTAACTTCAATGAAGTATCATTAGTAGGTAAAACAGGAGAGGCTTATACCATTCTTAGACCAAGTGGCAAAGTGCTCATTGAAGGTGAAGTATATGATGCTTATACCAGAGGCGAGTACATAGAAAAAGGCACCCCCATAATAGTTACCAGCAATGAAGGAACGTCTCTTAAAGTAAAAGTTAACGAATGA
- the kdsB gene encoding 3-deoxy-manno-octulosonate cytidylyltransferase has translation MKILGIIPARYGSTRFPAKALADIGGKTMVRRVYEQAKKASMLSEVVVATDHEAIYEEIISFGGEVVMTSEDHQSGTDRCYEALQQQGSTYDYVINIQGDEPFIAPEQINLVAEMLDGETQLGTLIKKIDSSEDVFNPNVVKVIFNNTKQAIYFSRTPLPYNRNHEKDDWLNQHSYYRHIGIYAYRTDVLEQITQLGVSSLEKAESLEQLRWIENGYAIQVAETSYDSIGIDTPEDLEKLKPFLS, from the coding sequence ATGAAGATACTGGGAATTATTCCAGCAAGGTATGGATCCACCCGCTTTCCAGCCAAGGCATTAGCCGATATTGGTGGTAAAACGATGGTACGCAGGGTTTACGAACAAGCTAAGAAGGCTTCTATGCTCAGTGAAGTGGTGGTAGCTACAGATCATGAAGCTATTTATGAAGAGATAATAAGCTTTGGTGGTGAAGTAGTCATGACCTCAGAAGACCATCAGAGTGGTACGGATAGATGTTACGAAGCCCTTCAGCAACAAGGCTCTACGTATGACTATGTCATTAACATTCAAGGTGATGAGCCTTTTATAGCACCTGAACAGATCAATTTGGTAGCTGAAATGTTAGATGGAGAAACTCAGCTGGGGACACTTATTAAGAAAATAGACAGCTCTGAAGATGTATTTAACCCTAACGTGGTAAAAGTGATCTTCAACAATACTAAACAAGCCATATATTTCAGCAGAACTCCTCTACCATACAACAGGAATCATGAAAAAGATGACTGGCTTAATCAGCATAGTTATTACCGACATATTGGGATTTATGCCTACAGAACGGATGTTTTGGAGCAAATAACTCAACTAGGTGTGTCTTCACTGGAAAAAGCCGAATCTCTGGAGCAGCTCAGATGGATTGAAAATGGTTATGCTATTCAAGTAGCTGAAACCAGCTATGACTCTATTGGCATTGATACGCCGGAAGATTTGGAGAAACTAAAACCTTTCCTCAGTTAA